The following coding sequences lie in one Spea bombifrons isolate aSpeBom1 chromosome 5, aSpeBom1.2.pri, whole genome shotgun sequence genomic window:
- the TPD52 gene encoding tumor protein D52 isoform X3 has protein sequence MDSADQDLLKQESVPEGEDAAATVPEALSEEEQEHLRKELEKVEEEIQTLSQVLAAKERHLADIKRKLGITPLAELKQNISKGFQDVASTTVYRKTSETLSHAGQKASAAFSSVGSVLTKKLEDVNIRSLQHSISMPAMRNSPTFKSFEEKVETLKSKVGGNRQSTGDFGEVLNSAANASATDPLTEKDEETQ, from the exons ATTTGCTAAAGCAGGAATCAGTCCCTGAGGGAGAGGATGCGGCTGCGACGGTTCCAGAGGCGTTATCAGAGGAGGAACAGGAACATCTCAGGAAAGAGCTTGAAAAG GTAGAGGAGGAGATTCAAACACTGAGTCAAGTGCTGGCTGCGAAGGAGAGGCATCTAGCCGACATCAAACGGAAGCTGGGGATCACACCACTGGCCGAGCTGAAGCAAAACATTTCCAAAGGATTCCAGGACGTGGCCTCCACCACTGT GTACAGGAAGACATCTGAAACTTTGTCACACGCTGGACAGAAGGCCTCTGCAGCCTTTTCATCTGTCGGTTCTGTCCTCACAAAGAAGCTTGAAGACGTTAA TATACGTTCTCTACAGCATTCCATTAGCATGCCGGCAATGAG AAATTCTCCTACTTTTAAATCTTTTGAAGAGAAGGTGGAAACATTAAag TCTAAAGTGGGTGGCAACAGACAATCCACGGGGGATTTTGGAGAAGTGTTGAACTCCGCTGCCAATGCCAGTGCCACAGATCCTTTGACCGAGAAAGATGAGGAAACCCAGTGA
- the TPD52 gene encoding tumor protein D52 isoform X1 — protein MICWDTPSAMDSREYDLQDDYKSPFNFDSGVNRNYLFLSPRLNDTPPDSPTPLSSDLLKQESVPEGEDAAATVPEALSEEEQEHLRKELEKVEEEIQTLSQVLAAKERHLADIKRKLGITPLAELKQNISKGFQDVASTTVYRKTSETLSHAGQKASAAFSSVGSVLTKKLEDVNIRSLQHSISMPAMRNSPTFKSFEEKVETLKSKVGGNRQSTGDFGEVLNSAANASATDPLTEKDEETQ, from the exons ATGATCTGCTGGGACACTCCTTCTGCAATGGATTCTAGAGAGTATGATCTGCAGGACGACTACAAGTCTCCCTTTAATTTTGATTCTGGTGTCAATAGAAATTATCTGTTCTTGTCGCCGCGACTAAACGACACCCCGCCGGATTCGCCGACTCCGCTGAGTTCAG ATTTGCTAAAGCAGGAATCAGTCCCTGAGGGAGAGGATGCGGCTGCGACGGTTCCAGAGGCGTTATCAGAGGAGGAACAGGAACATCTCAGGAAAGAGCTTGAAAAG GTAGAGGAGGAGATTCAAACACTGAGTCAAGTGCTGGCTGCGAAGGAGAGGCATCTAGCCGACATCAAACGGAAGCTGGGGATCACACCACTGGCCGAGCTGAAGCAAAACATTTCCAAAGGATTCCAGGACGTGGCCTCCACCACTGT GTACAGGAAGACATCTGAAACTTTGTCACACGCTGGACAGAAGGCCTCTGCAGCCTTTTCATCTGTCGGTTCTGTCCTCACAAAGAAGCTTGAAGACGTTAA TATACGTTCTCTACAGCATTCCATTAGCATGCCGGCAATGAG AAATTCTCCTACTTTTAAATCTTTTGAAGAGAAGGTGGAAACATTAAag TCTAAAGTGGGTGGCAACAGACAATCCACGGGGGATTTTGGAGAAGTGTTGAACTCCGCTGCCAATGCCAGTGCCACAGATCCTTTGACCGAGAAAGATGAGGAAACCCAGTGA
- the TPD52 gene encoding tumor protein D52 isoform X2 — MICWDTPSAMDSREYDLQDDYKSPFNFDSGVNRNYLFLSPRLNDTPPDSPTPLSSDLLKQESVPEGEDAAATVPEALSEEEQEHLRKELEKVEEEIQTLSQVLAAKERHLADIKRKLGITPLAELKQNISKGFQDVASTTVYRKTSETLSHAGQKASAAFSSVGSVLTKKLEDVKNSPTFKSFEEKVETLKSKVGGNRQSTGDFGEVLNSAANASATDPLTEKDEETQ; from the exons ATGATCTGCTGGGACACTCCTTCTGCAATGGATTCTAGAGAGTATGATCTGCAGGACGACTACAAGTCTCCCTTTAATTTTGATTCTGGTGTCAATAGAAATTATCTGTTCTTGTCGCCGCGACTAAACGACACCCCGCCGGATTCGCCGACTCCGCTGAGTTCAG ATTTGCTAAAGCAGGAATCAGTCCCTGAGGGAGAGGATGCGGCTGCGACGGTTCCAGAGGCGTTATCAGAGGAGGAACAGGAACATCTCAGGAAAGAGCTTGAAAAG GTAGAGGAGGAGATTCAAACACTGAGTCAAGTGCTGGCTGCGAAGGAGAGGCATCTAGCCGACATCAAACGGAAGCTGGGGATCACACCACTGGCCGAGCTGAAGCAAAACATTTCCAAAGGATTCCAGGACGTGGCCTCCACCACTGT GTACAGGAAGACATCTGAAACTTTGTCACACGCTGGACAGAAGGCCTCTGCAGCCTTTTCATCTGTCGGTTCTGTCCTCACAAAGAAGCTTGAAGACGTTAA AAATTCTCCTACTTTTAAATCTTTTGAAGAGAAGGTGGAAACATTAAag TCTAAAGTGGGTGGCAACAGACAATCCACGGGGGATTTTGGAGAAGTGTTGAACTCCGCTGCCAATGCCAGTGCCACAGATCCTTTGACCGAGAAAGATGAGGAAACCCAGTGA